The Methylobacterium currus genome contains a region encoding:
- a CDS encoding nucleotidyltransferase: MNHFRHPMDLDPFASALDAVMADIAISVQLPPGLHAKAGGRYEAIRDYAERPGSPLNGRILRFYPQGSMAIDATTSTRGTDDEYDLDIVAALDLDPQSDPDAVLDLLYRSLEGYPTSQKVERQTRCVTVRYADRMHVDVTPAVRLGYGAERVSHIFHAHPDQPASKHFHVPMNAYGFAEWYQARTPLERRFAAAFNKRLHEAYGMEVRADAEVDEILDQVPIIVKAVATVALQLLKRHRNVAYAGVKGRIPPSVMLSCFAGHASQPGLPLTDMVIRLARAVASSLRAASNRRERIKVVNPVHTDDCFTDRWPENLAQQDDYAAKLTDLADGLAWIKQHGSSLEDIQDWLRERFGSHVVSTSVRRFNDRTGRAVQSGLHAYTPRGGLYVPSRPALVGVGAVAAAAPVSASSHTFRGGRRW, encoded by the coding sequence ATGAACCATTTTCGACACCCCATGGACCTCGATCCCTTCGCCAGCGCGCTCGACGCGGTCATGGCCGACATCGCCATCTCGGTGCAGCTGCCCCCGGGCCTGCACGCGAAGGCTGGCGGGCGCTATGAGGCCATCCGCGATTATGCGGAGCGCCCGGGCAGCCCGTTGAACGGGCGCATCCTGCGGTTCTATCCGCAGGGCAGCATGGCGATCGACGCGACGACGTCGACGCGGGGCACCGACGACGAGTACGACCTCGACATCGTCGCGGCGCTGGATCTCGATCCGCAGTCCGATCCGGACGCGGTGCTCGACCTGCTCTACCGCTCGCTTGAAGGCTACCCGACCAGCCAGAAGGTCGAGCGCCAGACCCGGTGCGTGACCGTGCGCTACGCGGACCGGATGCATGTCGACGTGACCCCGGCGGTGCGCCTGGGATACGGCGCGGAGCGGGTCAGCCACATCTTCCATGCCCACCCGGACCAGCCGGCATCGAAGCACTTCCACGTGCCGATGAACGCCTACGGCTTCGCCGAATGGTACCAAGCCCGCACGCCGCTGGAGCGCCGGTTCGCGGCTGCCTTCAACAAGCGGCTGCACGAGGCCTACGGCATGGAGGTGCGTGCCGATGCGGAGGTCGACGAGATCCTCGACCAAGTTCCCATCATCGTGAAGGCGGTGGCGACGGTCGCCCTGCAGCTGCTCAAGCGCCACCGCAACGTCGCCTATGCCGGCGTCAAGGGGCGCATCCCGCCCTCGGTGATGCTCTCCTGCTTCGCCGGGCACGCCTCCCAGCCGGGCCTGCCTCTCACCGACATGGTGATCCGTCTGGCTCGCGCCGTGGCAAGCTCCCTGCGCGCGGCCAGCAACCGCCGCGAGCGCATCAAGGTCGTCAACCCCGTCCATACGGACGACTGCTTCACCGATCGCTGGCCGGAGAACCTCGCCCAGCAGGACGACTACGCCGCCAAGCTCACGGACCTCGCCGACGGCCTTGCGTGGATCAAGCAGCACGGTTCGAGCCTGGAGGATATCCAGGACTGGCTGCGGGAACGCTTCGGCAGCCACGTGGTCTCTACCTCGGTCCGCCGCTTCAACGACAGGACCGGCCGCGCGGTCCAGTCGGGGCTCCACGCCTACACGCCGCGAGGCGGCCTCTACGTCCCGAGCCGCCCCGCGCTGGTTGGCGTCGGCGCCGTCGCCGCCGCGGCGCCGGTCTCGGCGAGTTCCCACACCTTCCGTGGGGGGCGCCGGTGGTGA
- the denD gene encoding D-erythronate dehydrogenase, translated as MHILILGAAGMVGRKLLDRLVKDGSLGGETISRLTLHDVVPPEAPAGTTIPVSLSASDFSDPGEAERLVAGRPDVIFHLAAIVSGEAEADFDKGYRINLDGTRRLYDAVRAIGEGYKPRFVFTSSVAVFGAPMPDPIPDEYLTAPLTSYGTQKAIGELLLSDYSRRGIFDGVGIRLPTICVRPGKPNKAASGFFSGIIREPLAGQEAVLPVSDQVRHWHASPRSAVGFLLHAATIDTKRLGDRRNLTMPGVGATVAEQIEALRRAAGDSAVARIRREPDPTIERIVSGWPRTFDARRALELGFKAEPDFDAIVRAHIEDELGGKVPA; from the coding sequence ATGCATATCCTCATCCTCGGCGCCGCCGGCATGGTCGGCCGCAAGCTCCTCGACCGCCTGGTCAAGGACGGAAGCCTGGGCGGCGAGACCATCTCGCGCCTGACCCTGCACGACGTGGTGCCGCCCGAGGCACCCGCCGGCACCACGATCCCGGTCTCGCTCTCGGCTTCCGACTTCTCCGATCCCGGCGAGGCCGAGCGCCTGGTCGCCGGACGGCCGGACGTGATCTTCCACCTCGCCGCCATCGTGTCGGGCGAGGCCGAGGCCGATTTCGACAAGGGCTACCGGATCAACCTCGACGGCACCCGCCGCCTCTACGACGCCGTGCGGGCGATCGGCGAGGGGTACAAGCCCCGCTTCGTCTTCACCTCGTCGGTCGCGGTGTTCGGCGCACCGATGCCGGACCCGATCCCCGACGAATACCTGACGGCGCCGCTCACCAGCTACGGCACCCAGAAGGCGATCGGCGAGTTGCTGCTCTCCGACTATTCGCGCCGCGGCATCTTCGACGGCGTCGGCATCCGCCTGCCGACCATCTGCGTGCGGCCGGGCAAGCCCAACAAGGCGGCCTCCGGCTTCTTCTCCGGCATCATCCGCGAGCCGCTGGCCGGCCAGGAGGCGGTGCTGCCGGTCTCCGACCAGGTCCGCCACTGGCACGCCTCGCCGCGCTCGGCGGTCGGCTTCCTGCTCCACGCCGCGACGATCGACACCAAGCGCCTCGGCGACCGCCGCAACCTGACCATGCCGGGCGTCGGCGCCACCGTGGCCGAGCAGATCGAGGCCCTGCGCCGCGCCGCCGGCGATTCCGCCGTCGCCCGTATCCGCCGCGAGCCCGATCCGACGATCGAGCGCATCGTCTCCGGCTGGCCCCGCACTTTCGACGCGCGGCGCGCGCTGGAGCTCGGCTTCAAGGCCGAGCCCGACTTCGACGCCATCGTGCGGGCGCATATCGAGGACGAGCTGGGCGGTAAGGTGCCGGCGTAG
- a CDS encoding CBASS cGAMP-activated phospholipase — translation MSYVPPRRSDGTQQGRREPLPWPKDRPFRILSIDGGGICGILPAAVLAELEGRFLDGHSVARHFDMIAGTSTGGIIALALAHGLTARAIRDVYVERGGNIFPPPSRIERLTRFVRQRYRYVYERKPLEDELLRIFGETTFGEAKTRLCIPAFEGFHGEPFVFKTPHHPAYRKDRSERMVKVALSTAAAPTYFEALSNNGYVMVDGGLWSNNPTMNAVVDALACFDIDRSQIQVLTLGCGETAFKVDANKTSGGMIQWRGVIQAAMKAQSHNAIGQAGLLIGRDRLTRIDAPESTNPIALDDYLRAKAELPAMARVLVEGAGREIQRNFLVDEVEPYIPCPVA, via the coding sequence ATGAGTTACGTACCCCCGCGCCGTTCCGACGGCACCCAGCAGGGCCGCAGGGAGCCCCTGCCCTGGCCCAAGGACCGGCCCTTCCGGATCCTCTCCATCGACGGCGGCGGCATCTGCGGCATCCTCCCGGCAGCGGTGCTCGCCGAGCTTGAGGGCCGCTTCCTTGATGGGCACTCGGTCGCCCGACACTTCGACATGATCGCCGGGACCTCGACCGGCGGCATCATCGCCCTCGCGCTCGCCCACGGCCTGACGGCCCGCGCGATCCGCGACGTTTACGTCGAGCGCGGCGGCAACATCTTCCCGCCGCCGTCGCGCATCGAGCGCCTCACCCGGTTCGTGCGCCAGCGCTACCGCTACGTCTACGAGCGCAAGCCCCTCGAAGACGAACTGCTGCGGATCTTCGGGGAGACGACCTTCGGCGAGGCCAAGACCCGTCTCTGCATCCCCGCCTTCGAGGGATTCCACGGCGAGCCGTTCGTGTTCAAGACGCCTCACCACCCCGCTTATCGGAAGGACCGCTCCGAGCGCATGGTCAAGGTCGCGCTGAGCACCGCGGCCGCCCCGACCTACTTCGAGGCGCTGTCGAACAACGGCTACGTGATGGTCGACGGCGGGCTGTGGTCGAACAATCCGACGATGAACGCGGTGGTCGACGCGCTCGCATGCTTCGACATCGACCGCAGCCAGATCCAGGTGCTCACCCTCGGCTGCGGGGAGACGGCCTTCAAGGTCGACGCGAACAAGACCTCCGGCGGCATGATCCAGTGGCGCGGCGTCATCCAGGCGGCCATGAAGGCGCAGTCGCACAACGCCATCGGACAGGCGGGCCTGCTCATCGGCCGCGACCGGCTCACGCGCATCGACGCGCCCGAGAGCACCAACCCGATCGCGCTGGACGACTATCTGCGCGCGAAGGCGGAGCTGCCGGCCATGGCACGGGTCCTCGTCGAGGGCGCCGGGCGGGAGATCCAGAGGAACTTCCTGGTCGACGAGGTCGAGCCATACATTCCTTGCCCCGTCGCCTGA
- a CDS encoding toll/interleukin-1 receptor domain-containing protein, translated as MATIFFSYSHKDEALRDRLEVALTTMKRQGLIETWHDRRLRAGDDFDTGVRAELERADVILLLVSPDFIASDYCHDVEMTRAMERHERGEARVIPVILRPCDWHPMPFGKILGVPRDGLAITRWPDLDEAFLDVVKWIRAALPKPGPAPAPPRGVPGPEAAAPITGPRSSNLRLKKVFTEADRDRFLTDAYEYMARFFQGSLEELQERNEGIETNFRRLDANRFTAVVYDRGQAVSRCSVVLGGMLGKGISYSANDRAESNSFNENLRVDADDQGMFLRSLGMASRRTDDERKLTPEGASELYWELLIGRLQGR; from the coding sequence ATGGCCACGATCTTCTTCTCCTACTCGCACAAGGATGAAGCGCTGCGCGACCGGTTGGAGGTCGCCCTCACGACCATGAAGCGCCAGGGCTTGATCGAGACGTGGCACGATCGCCGCCTCAGGGCTGGCGACGACTTCGACACGGGAGTGAGGGCCGAGCTCGAACGGGCTGACGTCATCCTGCTGCTCGTGTCCCCGGACTTCATTGCCTCGGACTACTGCCATGACGTGGAGATGACCCGCGCGATGGAGCGTCACGAGCGCGGGGAAGCCCGCGTCATCCCCGTGATCCTGCGTCCATGCGACTGGCACCCAATGCCGTTCGGCAAGATCCTGGGAGTGCCTCGCGATGGCCTCGCAATCACGCGCTGGCCCGATCTCGACGAAGCCTTCCTCGACGTCGTGAAGTGGATCCGCGCGGCCCTTCCCAAGCCGGGCCCCGCGCCCGCGCCCCCGCGTGGCGTGCCCGGCCCGGAGGCAGCCGCGCCGATCACGGGGCCGAGGTCGAGCAATCTGCGCCTCAAGAAGGTGTTCACCGAAGCGGACCGCGACCGCTTCCTGACGGATGCCTACGAGTACATGGCGCGCTTTTTCCAAGGGTCCCTTGAGGAGCTCCAGGAGCGCAACGAGGGCATCGAGACCAACTTCCGTAGGCTCGACGCAAACCGCTTCACTGCCGTCGTCTACGATCGCGGGCAGGCCGTCTCCCGCTGCAGCGTGGTGCTCGGCGGCATGCTCGGCAAAGGCATCTCCTACTCGGCCAACGACCGGGCGGAGAGCAACTCGTTCAACGAGAACCTGCGGGTCGACGCAGACGACCAGGGCATGTTCCTGCGCTCGCTCGGCATGGCAAGCAGGAGAACGGATGACGAGCGGAAGCTGACCCCCGAAGGTGCCTCCGAACTCTATTGGGAGCTGTTAATCGGCCGATTGCAGGGACGTTGA
- the gltA gene encoding citrate synthase: MSLPTSTLTVNGRAIEMPTKAGTIGPSVIDISKLYAQTGQFTYDPGFTSTASCESKITYIDGDEGVLLYRGYPIEQLAEHGDFLETCYLLLYGELPTAAQKADFDYRVTRHTMVHDQMNRFFQGFRRDAHPMAVMVASVGALSAFYHDSTDITDEKQRMIASMRMIAKMPTLAAMAYKYTIGQPFVYPKNDLDYTSNFLRMCFAVPCEEYQPNPVLSRALDRIFILHADHEQNASTSTVRLAGSSGANPFACIAAGIACLWGPAHGGANEAALKMLAEIGTPERVGEYVAKAKDKNDPFRLMGFGHRVYKNYDPRARIMQKTTHEVLSELGIKDDPLLDVAMELEQIALKDEYFIEKKLYPNIDFYSGITLKAMGFPTSMFTVLFALARTVGWISQWAEMIEDPSQKIGRPRQLYTGAPKRDYVTVAQRG, encoded by the coding sequence ATGAGCCTCCCCACCAGCACCCTCACGGTGAACGGCCGCGCGATCGAGATGCCCACGAAGGCCGGCACGATCGGCCCGAGCGTCATCGACATCAGCAAGCTCTACGCGCAGACCGGCCAGTTCACCTACGACCCGGGCTTCACCTCGACCGCCTCGTGCGAGTCGAAGATCACCTACATCGACGGTGACGAGGGCGTGCTCCTGTACCGGGGCTACCCGATCGAGCAGCTGGCCGAGCACGGCGACTTCCTCGAGACCTGCTACCTGCTGCTGTACGGCGAGCTGCCGACCGCCGCCCAGAAGGCCGATTTCGACTACCGCGTCACGCGCCATACCATGGTGCATGATCAGATGAACCGGTTCTTCCAGGGCTTCCGCCGCGACGCCCACCCGATGGCCGTCATGGTGGCCTCGGTCGGCGCGCTCTCGGCCTTCTACCACGACTCGACCGACATCACGGACGAGAAGCAGCGCATGATCGCCTCCATGCGCATGATCGCCAAGATGCCGACGCTCGCGGCCATGGCGTACAAGTACACGATCGGTCAGCCCTTCGTGTATCCGAAGAATGACCTCGACTACACCTCGAACTTCCTGCGGATGTGCTTCGCGGTGCCGTGCGAGGAGTATCAGCCGAACCCCGTGCTGTCGCGCGCGCTCGACCGGATCTTCATCCTGCACGCCGACCACGAGCAGAACGCCTCGACCTCGACGGTGCGCCTGGCCGGCTCCTCGGGCGCCAACCCCTTCGCCTGCATCGCCGCCGGCATCGCCTGCCTGTGGGGCCCCGCCCATGGCGGCGCCAACGAGGCGGCGCTGAAGATGCTGGCCGAGATCGGCACCCCTGAGCGCGTCGGCGAGTACGTCGCCAAGGCCAAGGACAAGAACGATCCCTTCCGCCTGATGGGCTTCGGTCACCGGGTCTACAAGAACTACGACCCGCGCGCCCGCATCATGCAGAAGACCACCCACGAGGTGCTGAGCGAGCTCGGCATCAAGGACGATCCGCTGCTCGACGTCGCGATGGAGCTGGAGCAGATCGCCCTCAAGGACGAGTACTTCATCGAGAAGAAGCTCTACCCGAACATCGACTTCTACTCGGGCATCACCCTGAAGGCGATGGGCTTCCCGACCTCGATGTTCACGGTGCTGTTCGCGCTCGCCCGCACCGTCGGCTGGATCAGCCAGTGGGCCGAGATGATCGAGGACCCGTCCCAGAAGATCGGCCGTCCGCGCCAGCTCTATACCGGCGCCCCCAAGCGGGATTACGTGACGGTGGCTCAGCGCGGCTGA
- a CDS encoding recombinase family protein, producing MTGTILGSRVSVMPRIKAYSYIRLSSEKQLKGDGETRQIELRDRFVAQHDLDLDETLRDLGVSAFDRDNVERGALGKFLRKVKAREIPRGSYLLVENLDRLSRDNVMRAFRVFMDILEAGIVIATLGDDRIYSEESINQNWTELIISLAVMSRAHEESMRKVQTLRGVWVRKRADRGRKMTRKCPSWLTVSDDGTEWIVNRKRVELIERMLHELASGIGRDKIARRLNADGVKPWGHGREWHGGTVTKFTDNEALIGRLQPCTVERKVVDGVRIEKRIPVGDPIEDYYPKVISDKLWQDARKASDKVARQGKGNTGGRRGTILSNLFGGLAKCDACESPMNYRDRGPRSTPCLRCSGNRNGTCDNESRPRYLPLERTVLSWAKLADEPATQHGIPENEALATAERLRDQAAAIVERLVVAIEQGASLDGRLIQRQTELAQAEEAVVAARRAARAAVPTSSPEARCGIISAVEASRDLPEKERFDVRSAAAQELRDLITEIRCHADGSVTVWTGDMGFRIHIQGDEAWIDGGVEFPSGTMALRWESRDGVVTQPALPVSR from the coding sequence TTGACCGGCACGATCCTTGGGTCCAGGGTTTCGGTCATGCCGCGCATCAAGGCTTACTCCTACATCCGCCTGTCCTCGGAGAAGCAGCTCAAGGGAGACGGCGAAACCCGCCAGATCGAGCTGCGGGACCGCTTCGTCGCGCAGCACGACCTCGATCTCGACGAGACCCTTCGCGACCTCGGCGTCTCCGCCTTCGACCGCGACAACGTGGAGCGCGGTGCGCTCGGGAAGTTCCTGCGCAAGGTCAAGGCGAGGGAGATCCCCCGGGGGTCCTACCTCCTCGTCGAGAACCTTGACCGTCTCTCGCGCGACAACGTCATGAGAGCCTTCCGGGTGTTCATGGACATCCTGGAGGCCGGCATCGTCATTGCGACGCTCGGCGACGATCGGATCTACAGCGAAGAGAGCATCAACCAGAACTGGACCGAGCTCATCATCTCGCTGGCGGTGATGTCGCGTGCTCACGAGGAGAGCATGCGCAAGGTCCAGACCCTGCGAGGTGTCTGGGTCCGCAAGCGAGCCGACCGCGGTCGGAAGATGACGCGCAAGTGTCCGTCATGGCTTACGGTGTCCGATGATGGAACGGAATGGATCGTCAATCGGAAGCGAGTCGAACTCATCGAGCGCATGCTGCACGAGCTTGCCTCCGGCATCGGTCGCGACAAGATCGCCCGGCGCCTCAACGCCGATGGCGTGAAGCCCTGGGGACATGGCCGCGAGTGGCACGGCGGAACGGTGACCAAGTTCACCGACAACGAGGCTCTCATCGGCCGCCTCCAGCCCTGCACCGTTGAGCGCAAGGTTGTAGATGGGGTGAGGATCGAGAAACGCATCCCCGTCGGCGACCCAATCGAAGATTACTATCCCAAGGTAATCTCGGACAAACTCTGGCAAGATGCCCGCAAGGCCTCGGACAAGGTGGCGCGGCAGGGCAAGGGCAACACCGGCGGCCGGAGAGGCACCATCCTCTCCAACCTGTTCGGCGGCCTCGCCAAGTGCGACGCCTGCGAGAGCCCGATGAACTACCGCGACAGGGGGCCGCGGAGTACGCCGTGCCTGCGATGCTCGGGCAACCGCAACGGGACGTGCGACAACGAGAGCAGGCCCCGATACTTGCCGTTGGAGCGGACGGTCCTGTCATGGGCGAAGCTCGCGGACGAACCAGCGACACAACACGGCATCCCGGAAAACGAAGCGCTGGCCACGGCGGAGCGCCTGCGGGATCAAGCCGCCGCCATCGTCGAACGTCTGGTCGTCGCGATCGAGCAAGGCGCATCGCTGGACGGGCGGCTGATCCAGCGTCAGACCGAACTGGCGCAGGCGGAAGAGGCCGTTGTGGCGGCGCGGCGTGCCGCGAGGGCGGCGGTGCCGACGTCGTCGCCGGAAGCGCGGTGTGGCATCATCTCGGCCGTCGAGGCATCTCGCGACCTACCCGAGAAGGAACGGTTCGACGTTCGGTCCGCCGCCGCTCAGGAGCTTCGGGACCTCATCACGGAAATCCGCTGCCACGCCGACGGCAGCGTCACCGTCTGGACCGGGGACATGGGGTTCCGCATCCACATTCAGGGCGACGAGGCCTGGATCGACGGCGGCGTCGAATTCCCGTCCGGGACCATGGCGCTGAGATGGGAGAGCAGGGACGGCGTCGTGACGCAGCCGGCCCTGCCGGTAAGCAGATGA
- a CDS encoding DUF2235 domain-containing protein: MPKNIVVFSDGTGQDGGVRPEQHVSNVYKMYRVCKVGPESGIDPAEQVAFYDPGLGTDIGATALTAPVRFAQKMAASLSGRGITTNIADCYRFIIDHYEPGDRIYLIGFSRGAYTVRCVANLLMYCGVPTTGDGVPLLRYRKMSRDIAREAVDTVLEHGAGHPRKDFDEERRELARRFRERYGSTHLDGTAKSNVEPYFVGTFDTVAALGVAGPKRTLIKAGLVAAVTIPLAVLIAVTSAVVGGLAYLFDRSFWWADLSTSAVLVTASALAALTVRRHFVAKKTKKITDWPTKGQSHSHVAEWKGENFDRLLSAQVGYARAAIAIDERRKDFDRVKWGPTEVRPPREPGTPDQFRQFWFAGNHSDIGGSYDETESRLSDIALKWMLEQAVGIPDGLKVDGMPPVADPRHPIEVMQIPRLRLHPSAAGVQHCEVAGMRDTIAARVSASWIPGFVRRWAEGKTWEAKDREIKPDATVHPSVADRFALPSVVQCDGVAPYRPAALAKHLDYQGWYASQTTPAAPTEVTRATAIAS; encoded by the coding sequence ATGCCCAAAAATATCGTGGTCTTCTCGGACGGCACCGGGCAGGACGGCGGCGTCCGCCCCGAGCAGCATGTCAGCAACGTCTACAAGATGTACCGCGTGTGCAAGGTCGGGCCGGAGAGCGGCATCGACCCGGCCGAGCAGGTTGCCTTCTATGACCCGGGCCTCGGCACCGATATCGGCGCCACGGCGCTGACGGCTCCCGTCAGGTTCGCGCAGAAGATGGCGGCCTCCCTCTCGGGGCGCGGCATCACCACGAACATCGCGGACTGCTACCGATTCATCATCGACCACTACGAGCCGGGTGACCGCATCTACCTGATCGGCTTCAGCCGCGGCGCCTACACGGTCCGCTGCGTGGCGAACTTGCTGATGTACTGCGGCGTCCCGACCACGGGCGACGGCGTGCCGCTCCTGCGCTATCGCAAGATGTCGCGCGACATCGCCCGCGAGGCCGTCGACACGGTTCTGGAGCACGGCGCCGGGCACCCTCGCAAGGATTTCGACGAGGAGCGACGCGAGCTCGCCCGCCGTTTCCGCGAGCGATACGGCTCGACCCATCTGGACGGCACGGCCAAGTCCAACGTCGAACCATACTTCGTCGGTACCTTCGACACGGTGGCGGCGCTGGGCGTCGCCGGTCCCAAGCGCACGCTGATCAAGGCTGGGCTTGTCGCAGCGGTGACCATCCCGCTCGCGGTCTTGATCGCGGTAACCTCCGCCGTCGTCGGGGGCCTCGCGTACCTCTTCGACCGCTCCTTCTGGTGGGCGGACCTGAGCACCTCCGCGGTCCTCGTGACGGCGTCGGCGCTGGCCGCCCTGACGGTGCGCCGTCACTTCGTGGCCAAGAAGACCAAGAAGATCACCGATTGGCCGACAAAGGGGCAGAGCCACAGCCACGTCGCCGAGTGGAAGGGGGAGAACTTCGACCGTCTACTCAGCGCCCAGGTCGGCTACGCACGCGCGGCCATCGCCATCGACGAGCGGCGCAAGGACTTCGACCGCGTGAAGTGGGGGCCCACGGAGGTGCGCCCCCCGCGCGAGCCGGGGACGCCTGACCAATTTCGGCAGTTCTGGTTCGCCGGCAACCACTCCGACATCGGCGGCAGCTACGACGAGACCGAATCCCGCCTGTCCGACATCGCGCTGAAGTGGATGCTGGAGCAGGCCGTCGGGATCCCGGATGGCCTCAAGGTCGACGGGATGCCCCCGGTCGCTGATCCCCGCCACCCAATCGAGGTGATGCAGATCCCGAGGCTGCGACTGCATCCCTCGGCGGCCGGGGTCCAGCACTGCGAGGTCGCCGGCATGCGCGACACGATCGCCGCGCGCGTCTCGGCCTCCTGGATCCCGGGCTTCGTGCGCCGCTGGGCCGAGGGCAAGACCTGGGAGGCCAAGGATCGAGAGATCAAGCCGGACGCGACCGTGCACCCCAGCGTCGCCGATCGGTTCGCGCTGCCCTCCGTCGTGCAGTGCGACGGCGTCGCGCCCTACCGGCCGGCCGCCCTCGCCAAGCACCTCGATTACCAAGGCTGGTACGCCTCGCAGACGACCCCGGCCGCACCGACCGAAGTAACGCGGGCCACCGCGATCGCTTCCTGA
- the gltX gene encoding glutamate--tRNA ligase yields the protein MSSVVTRFAPSPTGFLHIGGGRTALFNWLYARRHGGRMLLRIEDTDRERSTQAAIDAILDGLNWLGLDWDGDVVYQFARAARHREVAEGLLAAGRAYHCYATPDELTEMREAARREGKPIRYDGRWRDRDPAEAPAGVKPVIRLRAPTDGETVVEDAVQGRVVWQNKDLDDLVLLRSDGTPTYMLAVVVDDHDMGVTHVIRGDDHLTNAARQTQIYQALGWDVPNMSHIPLIHGPDGAKLSKRHGALGVDAYRDLGYLPSALRNYLVRLGWSHGDQEIFSTEEMIAAFDLAQVGRSPARFDFAKLESLNGHYIRSSSNEALVEAIEAILPTQGSRWSLSAPLDAALREKFIAAMPGLKERAKTLIELVDSAYYLYAPRPLVLDEKAAGLLGNGGRERLAGALPHLEALNEWTAASTEGAVRHFAESAGVKLGQVAQPLRAALTGRATSPPLFDVMAVLGRDESLERLRAQAA from the coding sequence ATGTCCTCCGTCGTCACCCGCTTTGCCCCGTCGCCCACGGGCTTCCTCCACATCGGCGGGGGTCGCACGGCGTTGTTCAACTGGCTCTACGCCCGCCGGCACGGCGGCCGGATGCTCCTGCGCATCGAGGACACCGACCGCGAGCGCTCGACGCAAGCCGCCATCGACGCGATCCTCGACGGGCTGAACTGGCTCGGCCTCGATTGGGACGGCGACGTCGTCTACCAGTTCGCCCGCGCAGCCCGGCACCGCGAGGTGGCGGAGGGGCTGCTCGCCGCCGGCCGGGCCTATCACTGCTACGCCACGCCGGACGAACTGACCGAGATGCGCGAGGCGGCGCGCCGCGAGGGCAAGCCGATCCGCTACGACGGCCGCTGGCGCGACCGCGACCCCGCGGAGGCGCCCGCCGGCGTCAAGCCGGTGATCCGCCTGCGCGCGCCCACCGACGGCGAGACCGTGGTCGAGGATGCGGTCCAGGGCCGGGTGGTCTGGCAGAACAAGGACCTCGACGACCTCGTCCTGCTGCGTTCGGACGGCACGCCGACCTACATGCTGGCGGTGGTCGTCGACGACCACGACATGGGCGTCACCCACGTCATCCGCGGCGACGACCACCTCACCAACGCGGCGCGCCAGACCCAGATCTATCAGGCGCTCGGCTGGGACGTGCCGAACATGTCGCACATCCCGCTGATCCACGGGCCGGACGGGGCGAAGCTGTCCAAGCGCCACGGCGCGCTCGGCGTCGATGCCTATCGCGACCTCGGCTACCTGCCGTCGGCTTTGCGCAACTACCTCGTGCGCCTCGGCTGGAGCCACGGCGACCAGGAGATCTTTTCCACCGAGGAGATGATCGCCGCCTTCGACCTCGCCCAGGTCGGGCGCTCGCCGGCCCGGTTCGACTTCGCCAAGCTCGAGAGCCTGAACGGGCACTACATCCGCTCGTCCTCGAACGAGGCGCTGGTGGAGGCGATCGAGGCGATCCTGCCGACGCAAGGGTCGCGCTGGAGCCTCTCCGCCCCCCTCGATGCGGCCCTGCGCGAAAAATTCATCGCCGCGATGCCGGGGCTGAAGGAGCGGGCCAAGACCCTGATCGAGCTCGTCGACAGCGCCTATTACCTCTACGCGCCGCGCCCGCTGGTTCTCGACGAGAAGGCGGCCGGCCTCCTCGGCAATGGCGGGCGCGAGCGGCTGGCCGGGGCGCTGCCCCATCTCGAGGCACTGAACGAGTGGACCGCCGCCTCGACCGAGGGGGCGGTGCGCCACTTCGCCGAGAGCGCCGGGGTCAAGCTCGGGCAGGTGGCCCAGCCGCTGCGGGCCGCGCTCACCGGCCGGGCGACCTCGCCGCCGCTCTTCGACGTGATGGCGGTGCTCGGCCGCGACGAAAGCCTGGAGCGCCTGCGCGCGCAGGCAGCCTGA